The Winogradskyella schleiferi genome has a window encoding:
- a CDS encoding DUF3667 domain-containing protein yields the protein MSTNQVNCKNCEKPYEEGFQFCPHCGQKTNDELTIGVLFYNTISNYFSFDARFFKSFIPLLFKPGYLPKEFIKGKRLLYLHPAQMYLFISVIFFFIFSFSAREQANTLNKELKKTLRSDEEVVVLDSIKAKEKEVNLKIQDSLTRTEIRKALEDNKWLTKMSDREIDSIVNLEKIPKKTDFSLGFNEKEIDSLIDVGASDEEIYKVMGMEEDDGWFMRKLYAQGLKFYQARDGGNVLQAFYDTIPIALFFLLPIFALIIKLLYLRKGRYAHHLVFSFYFFSYLFTVFSVIFGLNLIWEIPDWIDWLVALSTFIYLMIALKRFYGQGWILSWFKCSVATFTFIAIVIPTAVVILGLIAFLFY from the coding sequence ATGAGCACCAATCAAGTTAATTGTAAAAATTGTGAAAAACCTTATGAAGAAGGGTTTCAATTTTGCCCACATTGTGGACAAAAAACTAACGATGAGTTAACTATTGGAGTTCTGTTTTACAATACGATCAGCAACTACTTTTCATTTGATGCTCGTTTTTTTAAGAGCTTTATCCCGTTGCTATTTAAACCGGGTTATCTACCTAAAGAGTTTATTAAAGGAAAACGCTTATTGTATTTACATCCAGCGCAGATGTATTTATTTATTTCTGTGATATTCTTTTTTATTTTTTCATTTAGTGCAAGAGAACAGGCGAATACTTTAAATAAGGAACTTAAAAAAACGTTAAGGTCAGATGAGGAGGTGGTTGTTTTGGATTCGATCAAAGCAAAAGAGAAAGAGGTTAATTTGAAAATTCAAGATTCATTAACTAGAACCGAAATAAGAAAGGCACTTGAGGATAATAAATGGCTCACAAAAATGTCAGATAGGGAGATAGATTCTATTGTAAATTTAGAAAAGATTCCTAAGAAAACTGATTTTTCATTGGGTTTTAATGAGAAGGAGATAGATTCATTAATTGATGTAGGTGCTTCTGACGAAGAAATTTATAAAGTCATGGGCATGGAAGAAGACGATGGCTGGTTTATGAGAAAATTGTACGCTCAAGGACTCAAGTTTTATCAAGCTAGGGATGGCGGTAATGTGTTGCAAGCGTTTTATGATACCATACCAATAGCATTGTTCTTCCTGTTGCCAATTTTTGCACTAATAATTAAGTTATTGTATCTCAGAAAAGGTAGATACGCACATCATTTGGTCTTTAGTTTTTACTTTTTTTCATATTTGTTTACCGTTTTCAGTGTCATTTTTGGTCTTAATCTAATTTGGGAGATACCAGACTGGATTGATTGGCTTGTTGCCTTATCGACTTTTATATATTTAATGATCGCATTAAAACGATTTTATGGACAAGGTTGGATTTTAAGTTGGTTTAAATGTAGTGTGGCAACCTTTACTTTTATAGCTATAGTCATTCCAACTGCAGTAGTAATTTTGGGGCTTATCGCATTTCTATTCTATTAA
- a CDS encoding oligosaccharide flippase family protein, with product MGIVLNQSFKNTLTTYLGFGIGAINTLFLYTNFLTDQYYGLVAFLLSAANIMMPFMAFGVHNAIVKFYSTFKSKNSINSFLTLMLFLPLLFIIPTVFIGFFAYDTIVDWLSNENQIVESYIWHIFVLAVSMAYFEIFFAWTKVQMQTVFGNLMKEIFHRVCIMFLLFGVYLDWLSVDQFIIALVGVYVLRMVIMKLYAYSVRFPKLKFQKLENQFSIMKYAGLMIIAGSVAMLILDIDKFMIGLMLPDIEQVAYYSVAIFIATVVAVPQRAMHQIMLPLTAKYLNEKDHLSLEDLYRRSSMTLLVVSGLIFLLIILNINQLYEILPKEFTGGLFVVLIVSLAKLYDNSLGNNNAILFNSDYYRMVLFFGVLLAIMAIVLNAVFIPIYGIEGSAFATFLAVFIYNTIKIIFVKRKFNMLPFTIGSVKIVIVLIVMSVAFYFWEFPFHPILNITLKSALIGFVYLIMIYKLNVSVDISSQIRKYLRLK from the coding sequence ATGGGAATCGTATTAAACCAATCTTTCAAAAACACCTTAACCACATATTTGGGTTTCGGGATTGGAGCCATTAATACGCTTTTTCTTTATACCAATTTTTTAACAGATCAATATTATGGTTTGGTGGCATTTTTACTTTCAGCAGCGAATATTATGATGCCTTTTATGGCATTTGGAGTTCATAATGCCATTGTAAAGTTCTATTCCACTTTTAAATCAAAAAATAGCATCAATAGTTTTCTGACCTTGATGTTGTTTCTGCCACTACTGTTTATAATCCCAACTGTTTTTATTGGTTTTTTTGCCTATGATACTATTGTAGATTGGCTTTCAAATGAAAACCAAATCGTAGAAAGTTACATTTGGCATATTTTTGTTTTGGCGGTGTCTATGGCTTATTTCGAAATCTTTTTTGCATGGACCAAAGTGCAAATGCAAACCGTTTTTGGAAACTTAATGAAAGAGATTTTTCATAGAGTCTGTATTATGTTTTTACTGTTTGGCGTGTATTTAGATTGGCTCTCAGTGGACCAATTTATCATCGCCCTCGTTGGAGTCTATGTTTTACGAATGGTAATCATGAAACTTTATGCGTATTCGGTAAGGTTCCCAAAGTTAAAATTTCAGAAATTAGAGAATCAATTTTCAATAATGAAGTATGCTGGCTTAATGATTATTGCGGGTTCCGTTGCCATGTTAATTCTCGATATCGATAAGTTTATGATTGGCCTAATGTTACCGGATATTGAACAGGTCGCTTATTACAGTGTTGCTATATTTATTGCTACGGTTGTTGCGGTCCCACAACGAGCCATGCACCAAATTATGTTACCGCTAACGGCTAAGTACCTTAATGAAAAAGATCATTTGTCTTTAGAAGATTTGTACAGACGCAGTTCTATGACGCTTTTGGTGGTCAGTGGTTTGATCTTTTTGTTGATTATTTTAAATATCAATCAGTTGTATGAGATTCTGCCGAAGGAATTTACAGGAGGTCTTTTTGTAGTCTTAATTGTTAGTTTAGCAAAACTTTATGACAACAGCTTAGGAAATAATAATGCTATATTATTCAACAGTGATTATTATAGGATGGTCTTATTTTTTGGGGTTTTATTGGCGATTATGGCCATTGTTTTGAATGCTGTTTTTATTCCTATTTATGGCATCGAAGGTTCAGCATTTGCAACATTTTTAGCTGTTTTTATTTACAACACGATCAAAATTATATTTGTAAAGCGGAAATTCAATATGTTACCGTTTACAATAGGCTCGGTAAAGATTGTTATAGTATTGATAGTGATGTCAGTGGCTTTTTACTTTTGGGAATTTCCATTTCATCCCATACTGAACATCACTTTGAAATCTGCATTAATCGGTTTTGTTTATTTAATTATGATTTACAAATTGAATGTCTCTGTGGATATTTCGAGTCAGATAAGGAAGTATTTGCGGTTGAAGTAA
- a CDS encoding glycosyltransferase family 4 protein, which translates to MRFLPSQEFRMGKKILIITYYWPPAGGPGVQRWLKFVKYLPEFGIEPIVYCPENPNYPIIDESLVSEIPDHITILKQPINEPYGLASWFSKGSSKKISSGVIPKVKKQSLIEKAMLYIRGNYFIPDARKNWVRPSVEFLSNYIKEHEIKTIITTGPPHSLHLIGLRLKAALGVKWLADFRDPWTTIGYHKDLKLTQASKAKHLELEHNVLNSADEIIVTSNHTKNEFRTKTKQPISVITNGYDSHNISVVKKDELFTLSHIGSLLSERNPLVLWESISELIKENQAFSEVFKLQLIGVVSDDVIESIHKNALKNHVDVVGYVSHEVAIKFQMSSQLLLLIEIDSEDTKAIIPGKVFEYLISETPILAIGPKDADVAQIIKSTNTGTYFNYNQKSELKAQILSYFEAFLNNTLKVNAIGLQPYSRKALSEKLANLIK; encoded by the coding sequence ATGAGATTCCTGCCTTCGCAGGAATTTAGGATGGGCAAAAAGATTCTTATCATAACCTACTATTGGCCACCAGCTGGAGGTCCAGGCGTACAACGTTGGCTCAAGTTTGTAAAATACTTGCCAGAGTTTGGTATTGAGCCTATTGTTTATTGTCCTGAAAATCCAAATTACCCTATTATTGACGAAAGTTTAGTCAGCGAAATTCCAGATCACATTACCATCTTAAAACAACCTATTAACGAGCCATACGGATTGGCGAGTTGGTTTTCAAAGGGAAGTTCTAAAAAAATCAGTTCCGGAGTTATCCCTAAAGTTAAAAAGCAATCCTTGATTGAAAAAGCGATGCTCTATATCAGGGGAAATTATTTTATTCCAGATGCGCGGAAAAATTGGGTAAGACCTTCGGTTGAATTTCTTTCAAATTATATAAAAGAACACGAAATAAAAACCATAATTACTACAGGGCCACCTCACAGTTTACATTTAATTGGCTTGCGGTTAAAAGCAGCATTGGGTGTGAAGTGGCTCGCAGATTTTAGAGATCCTTGGACAACCATTGGCTACCATAAAGATTTAAAATTGACTCAAGCTTCAAAAGCAAAACATTTAGAATTAGAGCATAACGTTCTAAATTCAGCTGATGAAATCATCGTTACAAGTAATCATACCAAAAACGAATTCCGAACCAAAACCAAGCAACCGATTTCGGTAATCACCAATGGTTACGATTCTCATAATATTAGTGTAGTAAAAAAGGACGAATTGTTTACTTTATCTCATATTGGCTCATTATTATCTGAAAGGAACCCTTTGGTTTTATGGGAATCGATTTCAGAATTAATAAAAGAGAATCAAGCTTTTTCTGAAGTATTTAAGTTACAATTAATAGGTGTAGTCAGCGATGATGTTATAGAATCGATTCACAAAAATGCACTTAAAAATCACGTTGATGTAGTTGGTTATGTTAGTCATGAAGTAGCCATAAAATTTCAAATGTCATCACAATTATTGTTGTTAATTGAAATCGACTCCGAAGACACCAAAGCTATCATACCAGGAAAAGTTTTTGAATATCTAATTTCTGAAACACCAATTTTAGCTATTGGCCCAAAGGATGCTGATGTGGCCCAAATCATAAAGTCCACCAACACAGGAACGTATTTTAATTACAACCAAAAGAGCGAATTAAAAGCACAAATTTTATCTTATTTCGAAGCCTTTCTGAACAACACCTTAAAGGTAAATGCGATTGGTTTACAGCCTTATAGTAGAAAAGCCTTATCCGAGAAATTGGCTAATTTAATTAAATAA
- a CDS encoding YfhO family protein — translation MSFSIKRFLPYVLILIGFVIVSLAYFSPVLQGKKINQSDIMHYIGMAQQQKEFAKSTGEETYWTNSAFGGMPTYQLGAKYPHNYIKKLDLTLRFLPRPADYLFLYFIGFYILLLSLKVDFKLAALGALAFGFSTYLIIILGVGHNSKAHAIAYMPLVLAGIVLTFRKKYILGFILTAIALGLELVANHFQMTYYLLLLVLVLGLAYLFDAYRKKVLPHFFKSVGLLSVAAILAVGLNATNIMATQEYVKESARGQSDLTINPDGSPKEVTSGLSKDYITEYSYGILETFNLYIPKFMGGGNYEDVGKDSETYNAYINLGASPIEALDAARNAPMYWGNQPIVEAPAYVGAVIIFLFVLGLFLVKGRLKWWLVGGTVLSLLLSYGKNLGFLTDFFIDYVPLYNKFRAVSSIQVILELCIPVLGIFALVRLFNDFQKDEEKLKALLYTVGITAGLAVIFLLFKSILFDFEGLRDDQYIEAYGQPFMDAVIQDRKSLMTTDTLRTLILVLLSAGTIYLFLKKKLSETLVVVVFAVLILFDLVSVDKKYVNNDDFVSAIKVDKPYQPNSADKEILKDKGHFRVMDMSSEGQRMPAKAAYYHNSLMGYSAAKLGRAEELLEFHVYKNNMNVLNMLNTKYIIAEEQGQIFPYTNTEANGNAWFVSKLKAVADANQEILALDSLNTKTSAVIEKSVQTENSLKTTYQVDSTASIQLKEYQPNYLKYETNNSNNGLAVFSEIYYAKGWNAYINGELTPHFRVNYVLRALEIPKGNHTVEFKFEPQVVETGSKVALASSVVLGLLVLLGLYFTFRKK, via the coding sequence ATGTCTTTTTCTATAAAACGTTTTTTGCCATATGTCCTAATTTTGATAGGATTTGTTATAGTGTCTTTAGCTTATTTTAGTCCTGTTTTACAAGGCAAAAAAATCAACCAAAGTGATATAATGCATTACATTGGTATGGCTCAGCAGCAAAAAGAGTTTGCCAAATCCACTGGAGAAGAAACGTACTGGACCAATAGTGCTTTTGGTGGTATGCCTACCTATCAATTAGGGGCTAAATACCCACACAATTATATTAAGAAACTCGATTTAACCTTACGTTTTCTGCCAAGACCAGCAGATTATCTATTCCTGTATTTTATAGGTTTTTATATTTTATTGTTGTCTTTAAAAGTTGATTTTAAACTTGCTGCCTTAGGTGCTTTAGCTTTTGGGTTTTCAACATATCTCATTATTATTTTAGGTGTTGGTCATAATTCCAAAGCACATGCTATAGCCTATATGCCATTGGTGTTAGCAGGAATTGTGCTCACCTTCAGAAAGAAATATATTCTCGGATTTATATTAACGGCAATCGCTTTAGGGCTAGAACTTGTTGCTAACCATTTCCAAATGACTTATTATCTTTTATTATTGGTCTTAGTTCTAGGCTTGGCGTATCTTTTTGACGCTTACAGAAAAAAAGTATTGCCACATTTCTTTAAATCAGTTGGGTTGCTTTCTGTTGCAGCCATTTTAGCCGTTGGTCTCAATGCCACTAACATTATGGCAACGCAAGAGTATGTAAAAGAAAGCGCTCGTGGTCAAAGTGATCTGACTATTAATCCAGATGGTTCACCAAAGGAAGTGACTTCAGGATTAAGCAAAGATTATATCACTGAATACAGTTACGGCATATTGGAAACCTTTAATCTCTACATTCCAAAATTTATGGGAGGCGGAAATTATGAGGATGTTGGTAAAGATTCCGAAACCTATAATGCCTATATTAATTTAGGAGCATCGCCAATTGAAGCGCTCGATGCTGCCCGAAATGCACCAATGTATTGGGGAAATCAACCCATAGTTGAAGCACCAGCTTATGTTGGAGCCGTAATAATTTTCCTTTTTGTTCTAGGTTTATTTTTAGTAAAAGGCCGATTGAAATGGTGGCTCGTTGGTGGTACAGTTTTATCGCTTTTATTATCCTACGGAAAAAATTTAGGGTTTCTTACCGATTTCTTTATTGATTATGTGCCGTTATATAATAAGTTTAGAGCGGTAAGTTCTATTCAGGTTATTTTGGAACTATGCATTCCTGTATTGGGCATATTTGCTTTGGTTCGCTTGTTTAATGACTTCCAGAAAGATGAAGAAAAGTTAAAAGCCTTGTTATATACTGTAGGAATCACAGCAGGTTTGGCTGTCATCTTTTTACTATTTAAATCCATACTATTTGATTTTGAAGGCCTAAGGGACGACCAATATATTGAAGCCTACGGACAACCTTTTATGGACGCTGTTATACAGGATAGAAAATCCCTAATGACAACGGATACCTTAAGAACATTGATTTTAGTGTTATTGTCAGCAGGAACGATTTACCTGTTTCTGAAAAAGAAATTATCAGAAACTTTAGTCGTCGTTGTATTTGCCGTTTTAATCCTTTTTGATTTGGTCAGCGTGGATAAAAAATATGTCAATAACGATGATTTTGTGTCTGCCATTAAAGTCGACAAACCCTATCAACCTAACAGTGCAGATAAGGAAATTTTAAAAGATAAAGGGCATTTTAGGGTGATGGATATGTCTTCCGAAGGTCAGCGAATGCCAGCAAAAGCAGCTTATTATCATAATTCGTTAATGGGTTATAGTGCTGCCAAATTAGGTCGTGCAGAAGAATTGTTGGAATTCCATGTGTATAAAAACAACATGAATGTCCTCAATATGCTTAACACCAAATACATTATTGCCGAGGAGCAAGGACAGATTTTTCCATATACCAATACAGAAGCCAATGGCAATGCTTGGTTTGTGTCTAAACTCAAAGCTGTTGCTGACGCCAACCAAGAAATTTTGGCTCTGGATAGTTTGAATACTAAGACTTCAGCGGTTATTGAAAAATCGGTTCAGACTGAAAATAGTTTAAAAACAACCTATCAAGTTGATTCTACCGCTTCAATTCAGTTAAAAGAATACCAACCAAATTACTTAAAATACGAAACGAATAATAGCAATAATGGATTGGCGGTATTCTCAGAAATCTACTATGCTAAAGGTTGGAACGCTTATATCAATGGTGAATTAACACCACATTTTAGAGTAAATTATGTGCTTCGAGCATTAGAGATTCCAAAAGGAAATCACACGGTAGAATTTAAGTTTGAGCCACAAGTTGTAGAGACTGGAAGTAAAGTGGCTTTGGCGAGTTCTGTTGTATTGGGACTTTTGGTTTTGTTGGGTCTATATTTTACTTTTAGGAAAAAATAA
- a CDS encoding DUF4834 family protein, with product MGLLRTILIILLVYFGFKILARLFAPLLVRFVAKKAEQKFGEQFGGFQNPNQQRQQQKEKEGETVIDKMPNKNKSSNDKVGEYIDYEEIE from the coding sequence ATGGGATTACTGAGAACTATTTTAATTATTTTATTGGTTTACTTCGGTTTTAAGATATTGGCGCGTCTTTTTGCACCATTATTAGTACGCTTCGTGGCTAAAAAAGCAGAACAAAAATTCGGGGAACAATTCGGTGGATTCCAAAATCCTAACCAGCAAAGACAACAACAGAAGGAGAAGGAAGGGGAAACCGTTATTGATAAAATGCCAAACAAAAATAAATCATCCAATGATAAAGTTGGCGAGTATATTGATTACGAGGAAATTGAGTAA
- a CDS encoding transporter, with protein MRILKSTLVLLFVISFNSTFAQYTEVINSNRPGVSKSAFSVGTGVVQFEAGAFTVKEEHALRNYEVSGFGLDFALRYGLLFEQLELSLDGIYQNDKITYNNGTIAIEDPRSNFKNFTLGAKYLVYDPYKNAEEAKPNLYSYHANRGFSWKSLIPAVSVYVGANFDTKDNPYTAYGIEGFSPKVMIATQNNFNGGWVFVMNLIKDRIGTDQSDFSYILTLTHSFTPQWVVFGETQGIQSDFYADNIFRFGGAYLWTKDFQLDANIAFNTKDTPTIFNIAFGASYRLDFHKDKKIDNGNSAKDEGKRKKRKNKNKKKKEDDFDS; from the coding sequence ATGAGAATACTCAAATCGACCCTTGTTTTATTATTTGTAATATCCTTTAATTCTACTTTCGCACAATATACAGAAGTTATTAACTCTAACCGTCCTGGAGTTTCAAAAAGTGCCTTTTCTGTTGGCACAGGAGTGGTTCAGTTTGAAGCTGGTGCGTTTACCGTTAAAGAAGAGCATGCCCTTCGAAATTATGAAGTCTCAGGATTTGGTCTCGACTTTGCCCTTAGATATGGATTGCTTTTTGAGCAGCTGGAGTTATCACTTGATGGCATTTATCAAAACGATAAAATAACTTATAATAATGGAACTATTGCGATTGAAGATCCACGTTCTAATTTTAAGAATTTCACTTTAGGCGCTAAATACCTCGTTTATGATCCTTATAAAAATGCAGAAGAAGCGAAACCAAATTTGTATAGCTACCATGCCAATAGAGGTTTTAGTTGGAAATCATTAATTCCAGCTGTTTCCGTATATGTTGGAGCTAATTTTGATACTAAAGATAACCCTTACACAGCTTATGGTATCGAAGGATTTAGTCCAAAAGTAATGATAGCGACTCAAAACAACTTTAATGGCGGTTGGGTTTTTGTGATGAATCTCATAAAAGATAGAATTGGTACAGATCAATCCGATTTTTCATATATCTTAACCTTAACGCATTCATTTACGCCTCAATGGGTCGTTTTTGGTGAGACCCAAGGTATTCAGAGTGATTTTTATGCTGACAATATTTTTAGGTTTGGAGGTGCATATCTTTGGACCAAGGATTTCCAACTCGATGCCAATATCGCATTTAACACTAAAGATACACCTACCATTTTCAATATCGCTTTTGGAGCATCATATCGCTTAGATTTCCATAAGGATAAAAAGATTGACAATGGTAATTCCGCTAAGGATGAAGGCAAGCGTAAAAAACGAAAAAACAAGAATAAAAAGAAAAAAGAAGATGATTTTGATTCCTAA
- a CDS encoding GTP cyclohydrolase translates to MITIKEATSKKDLKAFVKFPFELYKDSKYWVPPIIKQELETFNKDKNPIFNDAEARFFLAYKAGKIVGRISAIINYLEVNKQGIKKMRFGWFDFIDDLDVSSALLETVENIGREHGLSYTEGPVGFSNLDKVGVMTEGFDHLATMITWYNHAYYVKHYNSHGYKIEKEYAESRFPFSNVKPEFFKKAQELIKRRYQVRALSFTKTEEVMPYADRMFDLFNETYSSLSSFVEITDIQKEYFKKKFVSFINPEYIKFILDKDDKLIGFAIVMPRFAEALQKANGKLFPFGFTHILKAKKNSKEVIFYLIGILPEYQNKGVHALIFNEYYETFTAKGIKTCYRTPELEDNVAIKQIWKHFDPKIYARRKTFVKDL, encoded by the coding sequence ATGATTACAATCAAAGAAGCCACGTCAAAAAAGGATTTAAAGGCGTTTGTTAAGTTTCCTTTTGAACTATACAAAGACTCAAAATATTGGGTACCTCCAATTATTAAACAAGAATTAGAAACTTTTAATAAGGACAAAAATCCCATTTTTAATGACGCTGAAGCTCGTTTCTTCCTGGCTTATAAGGCTGGTAAAATAGTTGGCAGAATTTCTGCAATTATAAATTATTTGGAAGTTAATAAACAAGGCATCAAAAAAATGCGCTTCGGCTGGTTTGATTTTATTGACGATTTGGATGTCAGTAGCGCTTTATTGGAAACAGTTGAAAACATTGGAAGAGAACATGGATTAAGTTATACAGAAGGACCTGTTGGGTTTTCCAACTTAGATAAGGTTGGTGTGATGACTGAAGGTTTTGACCATTTGGCGACAATGATTACTTGGTACAATCATGCTTATTATGTGAAGCACTATAATTCTCATGGCTACAAAATTGAAAAGGAGTACGCAGAAAGTAGATTTCCGTTTAGCAATGTAAAGCCAGAGTTTTTTAAAAAAGCACAAGAACTTATAAAACGTCGTTACCAAGTAAGGGCTTTGTCCTTTACCAAAACTGAAGAGGTAATGCCTTACGCGGACCGAATGTTCGACCTTTTTAATGAAACGTATTCTTCCTTATCGTCTTTTGTGGAAATTACAGATATTCAAAAGGAATATTTCAAAAAGAAATTTGTCAGTTTCATCAATCCAGAATACATAAAATTTATACTGGATAAGGATGATAAACTCATTGGTTTCGCCATTGTAATGCCACGATTTGCTGAAGCTTTGCAAAAAGCCAATGGTAAACTTTTCCCATTTGGATTTACACATATCTTAAAAGCGAAGAAAAATAGTAAAGAAGTTATTTTTTATCTCATTGGCATACTTCCAGAGTATCAAAATAAAGGCGTACACGCCTTAATCTTCAATGAATACTATGAAACATTTACAGCAAAAGGGATAAAAACATGCTACAGAACTCCCGAACTTGAAGATAATGTTGCTATTAAACAAATATGGAAGCATTTTGATCCTAAGATATATGCTAGGCGGAAAACATTTGTGAAGGATTTATAA
- a CDS encoding aminotransferase class I/II-fold pyridoxal phosphate-dependent enzyme yields MKDLFEKIYRDKGPLGKWAAQAEGYFVFPKLEGEISNRMKFQGKDVITWSINDYLGLANHPEVRKVDAEAAAAYGSAYPMGARMMSGHTDLHEQLQNELATFVQKEAAYLLNFGYQGMVSTVDALVGKDDIIVYDVDAHACIIDGVRLHHGKRFTYKHNDIESLEKNLERATKMAEQTGGGILVISEGVFGMRGEQGRLKEIVALKEKFNFRLFVDDAHGFGTLGKTGAGAGEEQGVQDDIDVYFATFAKSLASTGAFIAADQEIIDYLKYNLRSQMFAKSLQMQLVVGALKRLDMLRTMPELKQNLWTIVNALQSGLKERGFDIGTTQSCVTPVYLKGSIPEAMALVRDLRENYGIFCSIVVYPVIPKGLILLRMIPTATHTLEDVRETLDAFEAIRERLVNGTYKRMSAALIAAMGE; encoded by the coding sequence ATGAAGGATTTATTTGAAAAGATTTATAGAGACAAAGGGCCTCTTGGAAAATGGGCAGCTCAGGCAGAAGGGTATTTTGTATTTCCTAAACTTGAAGGTGAGATTTCTAATAGAATGAAGTTTCAGGGAAAAGATGTTATTACTTGGAGTATTAATGATTATTTAGGTTTAGCAAATCACCCAGAAGTTAGAAAAGTGGATGCTGAAGCTGCAGCAGCTTATGGCTCTGCTTACCCAATGGGTGCACGTATGATGTCTGGTCATACCGATTTGCATGAGCAATTGCAAAATGAACTCGCCACATTTGTCCAAAAAGAAGCCGCTTATTTATTGAATTTTGGCTACCAAGGCATGGTGTCTACTGTAGATGCCTTAGTGGGTAAAGATGATATTATTGTTTATGATGTTGATGCACATGCCTGTATCATTGATGGTGTAAGATTGCATCATGGTAAAAGATTTACCTATAAGCATAATGATATTGAAAGCCTTGAAAAAAATCTAGAGCGTGCTACAAAAATGGCCGAACAAACTGGTGGTGGAATTTTAGTGATTTCTGAAGGTGTGTTTGGTATGAGAGGTGAGCAAGGACGACTTAAAGAAATTGTTGCACTTAAAGAGAAATTCAACTTTAGATTATTTGTTGATGATGCACATGGTTTTGGTACTTTAGGGAAAACTGGGGCTGGAGCAGGTGAGGAACAAGGCGTACAAGATGATATTGATGTCTACTTTGCAACTTTTGCTAAATCTTTAGCAAGCACTGGCGCTTTTATTGCAGCAGATCAAGAAATCATAGATTATTTAAAATATAACTTACGTTCTCAAATGTTTGCCAAATCACTGCAAATGCAATTGGTGGTTGGTGCTTTAAAACGTTTGGATATGTTACGTACTATGCCAGAATTAAAGCAAAATCTTTGGACCATTGTTAATGCTTTACAATCAGGCTTAAAGGAACGTGGCTTTGATATTGGAACAACACAAAGTTGTGTAACGCCTGTATATTTAAAAGGAAGTATTCCTGAAGCGATGGCTTTAGTAAGGGATTTACGTGAAAATTATGGAATATTTTGTTCTATAGTAGTATATCCTGTGATACCTAAGGGACTGATTTTACTTAGAATGATTCCTACAGCAACACATACTTTAGAAGATGTAAGGGAAACACTTGATGCATTTGAGGCCATCAGAGAGCGATTGGTAAATGGAACTTACAAAAGAATGTCTGCAGCTTTAATTGCAGCTATGGGTGAATAA